One Bacillus sp. 1780r2a1 DNA segment encodes these proteins:
- the asnB gene encoding asparagine synthase (glutamine-hydrolyzing), with amino-acid sequence MCGITGWVDFKRSLLGEQGTVKKMAETLEKRGPDDTNVWIQQHAAFGHKRLVVVDPQGGKQPMTRKKEQKEYTICYNGELYNTEDIRKELLKRGYQFQGHSDTEVLLTAYVEWKEECVDYFNGIFAFAIWDASEEKLFIARDRLGVKPLFYRSYDGGLQFASELKAILAHPEVPAEIGLDGLAEVLGLGPSRSPGHGVFKGIDELRPAHAMTLSKSGLKVWRYWNVKSAKHTDSLAETTERVKFLVEDAIVRQLVSDVPVCTFLSGGVDSSAITAIAANSFKENGKGQLHTYSIDYEDNDKFFKANEFQPNSDYTYIQLMSDTFQTNHHRCVISTEDLVHHLTEAVIVRDLPGMADVDSSLLWFCREIKKDFVVGLSGECADEIFGGYPWFHRQHDLQSDTFPWMRSLEGRMNLLQDSWRKKLNLEDYVRATYDKTIKEVPELDGESGEDAQRRKLFYLNMVWFMTTLLDRKDRMSMGASLEVRVPFADHRLVEYAWNIPWEMKMVGNKEKGILRKALEGVLPHDVLYRKKSPYPKTHNPAYTKAVTLWLESLLEDKSSALHEFFNREQLNTIIKSGGEDFKVPWFGQLMTGPQLLAHLAQIHVWFAHNNIQIKE; translated from the coding sequence ATGTGTGGTATCACCGGATGGGTTGATTTCAAACGCTCCTTGTTAGGTGAACAAGGCACCGTTAAAAAAATGGCGGAAACATTAGAAAAGCGAGGTCCTGACGATACAAATGTATGGATTCAACAGCATGCGGCGTTTGGACATAAGCGATTGGTTGTGGTAGATCCACAAGGCGGCAAGCAGCCGATGACTAGAAAGAAAGAGCAAAAAGAATATACGATTTGCTATAATGGTGAGCTTTATAATACAGAAGATATTCGCAAAGAGTTATTAAAGCGAGGATATCAATTCCAAGGGCACTCTGACACGGAAGTACTACTAACAGCTTATGTTGAATGGAAAGAGGAGTGTGTGGACTATTTTAACGGAATTTTTGCTTTTGCTATTTGGGATGCATCTGAAGAAAAGTTATTTATTGCACGTGATCGTCTAGGCGTCAAGCCTTTATTTTATCGGTCGTACGATGGAGGGTTACAATTTGCATCAGAATTAAAAGCGATTTTAGCTCATCCAGAAGTACCAGCTGAAATCGGGTTAGATGGGTTAGCTGAAGTGTTAGGATTAGGTCCTTCACGCTCTCCAGGGCACGGTGTCTTTAAAGGAATAGATGAATTAAGACCTGCTCATGCCATGACGCTAAGTAAAAGCGGGCTTAAAGTGTGGAGATATTGGAATGTGAAGAGTGCAAAGCATACGGATTCATTAGCAGAAACAACGGAAAGAGTAAAGTTTTTAGTTGAAGATGCTATTGTGCGTCAATTAGTATCAGATGTTCCAGTGTGTACATTTTTATCAGGCGGAGTAGATTCTAGTGCGATTACAGCAATTGCAGCTAATTCATTTAAAGAGAATGGAAAAGGTCAGCTTCATACGTATTCAATTGATTATGAAGATAATGACAAATTCTTTAAAGCAAATGAATTTCAGCCGAATTCAGATTATACGTATATTCAACTTATGTCTGACACCTTCCAAACCAATCATCATCGTTGCGTTATATCAACGGAAGACCTTGTGCATCATTTAACAGAAGCGGTAATAGTACGTGATTTGCCTGGAATGGCTGACGTAGACTCCTCATTATTATGGTTTTGTAGAGAAATCAAGAAGGATTTTGTGGTTGGCTTATCCGGAGAATGTGCAGATGAAATCTTTGGTGGATACCCATGGTTTCATCGCCAGCACGATTTGCAATCCGATACGTTTCCTTGGATGCGTTCTTTAGAAGGACGAATGAACTTACTGCAAGATTCCTGGAGAAAGAAACTTAATTTAGAAGACTATGTAAGAGCTACCTACGATAAGACGATTAAAGAAGTGCCTGAACTAGATGGGGAGTCAGGTGAGGATGCGCAGCGCCGCAAACTATTTTATTTAAATATGGTTTGGTTCATGACAACGTTATTGGACCGAAAAGATCGTATGAGTATGGGAGCTAGTCTGGAAGTACGCGTTCCATTTGCTGATCATCGGCTAGTAGAATATGCATGGAACATTCCATGGGAGATGAAAATGGTTGGTAATAAAGAGAAGGGGATCTTGAGAAAAGCATTAGAAGGAGTATTACCTCATGATGTTTTATATCGTAAGAAGAGCCCGTATCCTAAAACCCATAATCCAGCCTATACAAAAGCAGTAACACTCTGGCTAGAGTCGCTTTTAGAAGACAAATCTTCAGCGCTTCACGAATTCTTTAATCGTGAGCAATTAAACACAATTATTAAGTCGGGTGGAGAAGACTTTAAAGTGCCTTGGTTTGGTCAATTAATGACGGGACCTCAACTTCTTGCTCACTTAGCACAAATTCACGTGTGGTTTGCACATAATAATATTCAAATTAAAGAGTAA
- the crtI gene encoding phytoene desaturase family protein, producing the protein MRKRVIVIGAGPGGLAAAMLLAGHGYQVDVFEKQPYVGGRNASIHINGFTFDMGPTFLSMPQIFEELFESVNRNAYDYMDLKRLNMMYELIFDRYNIKMTDNHEEMKREIERVFPGNGEGYDRFMKETEEKMNALMPLLQGQMDRYHHYLKPEALKALPHLSLGKTLYDVLSSYFTEEELRLAFTFQSKYLGMSPWECPGAFSILSFMEHAYGVFHPIGGVNQLSKAMAKVIQEHGGTIHLNRGVKKILVENKQAKGVLLENGEEVFADQVVVNGDFAHAMTNLFDEGVLRKYKPEKLAKKKYSCSTFMIYLGIDKQFDLPHHTIVFSKDYKKNVEEITKSLLLSEDPSIYIHNPVVTDKTLAPEGKSALYILAPVPNNFSEIEWDEKQKEFRDLILKIVAQKTGFKNLEAHIEVEKILSPKQWEEDVLVYKGATFNLGHQLSQMMVLRPHNQFEEVKNCWLVGGGTHPGSGLPTILESARITAKAILKKDQQLLNEPYKTTNELERAL; encoded by the coding sequence ATGCGAAAGCGTGTTATTGTAATTGGAGCAGGTCCAGGTGGTTTAGCGGCAGCTATGCTATTAGCAGGTCATGGGTATCAAGTAGATGTATTCGAAAAACAGCCGTACGTTGGTGGACGAAATGCTTCCATTCATATTAATGGATTTACCTTTGATATGGGTCCAACGTTTCTCAGCATGCCTCAAATTTTTGAAGAGCTGTTTGAATCTGTAAATCGAAACGCATACGATTATATGGATTTAAAGCGGTTGAATATGATGTATGAGCTAATATTTGATCGCTATAATATAAAGATGACGGATAATCATGAAGAAATGAAGCGGGAGATCGAGCGCGTTTTTCCAGGAAACGGCGAAGGGTACGATCGTTTTATGAAAGAAACAGAAGAGAAAATGAATGCACTTATGCCTCTGTTGCAAGGTCAGATGGATCGATATCATCACTATTTAAAGCCGGAAGCGTTAAAGGCTTTACCGCATCTATCGCTTGGTAAAACATTATACGACGTATTGAGCTCTTATTTTACCGAAGAAGAGCTGCGCTTAGCTTTTACATTTCAATCGAAGTATTTAGGAATGTCACCTTGGGAGTGTCCCGGTGCTTTTTCAATTTTGTCATTTATGGAGCACGCATACGGTGTTTTTCATCCAATTGGTGGCGTTAATCAGTTGTCTAAAGCAATGGCGAAGGTGATTCAAGAACATGGAGGAACCATCCATCTCAATCGAGGGGTAAAGAAAATATTAGTTGAAAATAAACAAGCCAAAGGTGTACTTCTTGAAAATGGAGAGGAAGTATTTGCTGATCAAGTGGTGGTAAATGGAGATTTTGCTCATGCTATGACGAATTTATTTGATGAAGGCGTTTTGAGAAAATATAAACCTGAAAAATTAGCAAAGAAAAAATATTCATGCTCAACTTTTATGATTTACTTAGGAATCGATAAGCAATTTGATTTACCTCATCATACAATTGTGTTTTCAAAAGATTACAAGAAAAATGTAGAGGAAATTACGAAAAGCTTACTGCTTTCAGAAGATCCTTCCATTTATATTCATAACCCAGTTGTAACGGACAAAACACTAGCGCCTGAAGGGAAGTCTGCTTTATATATTTTAGCACCCGTTCCAAATAATTTTAGTGAAATTGAATGGGATGAGAAGCAAAAAGAATTTCGTGATCTTATCTTAAAAATCGTAGCGCAAAAAACGGGCTTTAAAAACTTAGAGGCGCATATTGAAGTCGAAAAAATCTTATCACCAAAGCAGTGGGAAGAAGATGTACTTGTATACAAAGGGGCAACATTTAATTTAGGACATCAGCTGTCACAAATGATGGTCTTGCGTCCCCATAATCAATTTGAAGAAGTGAAAAACTGCTGGCTTGTTGGTGGAGGAACACATCCAGGTAGCGGATTGCCTACTATTTTAGAGTCAGCGCGCATTACGGCAAAAGCAATCTTAAAGAAAGATCAACAGCTATTAAATGAACCATATAAAACAACGAATGAATTGGAGAGAGCCTTATGA
- the crtI gene encoding phytoene desaturase family protein, with the protein MKIGIVGGGIGGLTTALLLAKQGFQIDIFEKENRLGGRLAFVEHNGYRIDEGPTIVLLPKMLTTILEEAGISSDQYELIQCDPLYKIHFSDGTTYTKRAKEEEQLREIERSFPGESENYKRFMIDMKKRFEVGEKAFLQKSFVNKWDFWTWQNVKFLKQLNANQSMHKFVSRYFNDERLASAYALQSLYIGGNPYSSPAIYSLIPYSEHAHGIFYVKGGYASLVPVLEKALKKAGVQIHLNAPVDELIIEENEAKGLKVRGEINEFDSVVLNGDFPSMAKVSKVKEKKYVPSSSCLLFYFGLNKRYAHSNIHQYFMGQDFNEHMDQVFKNKTVPTDPAIYTFYPSLIDDTLAPKGKGVLYALVPVPSGHDIDWDTESAFMDRIIDTLEQKGFPGLRQAIEWKQIRTPKDAYEFGLYEGGSFGIAPELFQSGVFRPQLQPYEYKNVYAVGASIHPGGGVPIVMQGAKLLADSLVQASHQSFEKLS; encoded by the coding sequence ATGAAAATAGGAATTGTTGGAGGAGGTATAGGAGGTTTAACAACCGCTTTACTGTTGGCAAAGCAAGGGTTTCAAATCGATATATTTGAGAAAGAAAATCGGTTGGGAGGCCGTTTAGCGTTTGTTGAACACAATGGTTATCGCATCGATGAAGGACCAACAATTGTTTTATTACCAAAAATGCTAACAACAATTCTAGAGGAAGCAGGAATATCTTCAGACCAGTACGAATTAATCCAGTGTGATCCTCTTTACAAAATTCACTTTTCTGATGGTACAACATATACCAAGAGAGCTAAAGAAGAAGAGCAACTACGTGAAATTGAACGTTCGTTTCCGGGTGAATCCGAAAATTATAAACGTTTTATGATTGATATGAAAAAACGCTTTGAAGTGGGAGAGAAAGCCTTTTTGCAAAAGTCTTTCGTAAATAAATGGGATTTTTGGACGTGGCAAAATGTAAAGTTTTTAAAGCAGCTAAATGCTAATCAGTCTATGCATAAATTTGTGTCACGTTATTTTAATGATGAGCGCTTAGCTAGTGCTTATGCTTTACAATCTCTCTATATTGGTGGCAACCCCTATTCATCACCAGCAATTTATTCATTAATTCCATATAGTGAGCATGCTCATGGCATTTTTTATGTGAAGGGGGGCTATGCAAGCTTAGTTCCAGTACTAGAGAAAGCTTTAAAAAAAGCTGGTGTGCAAATTCATTTAAATGCGCCTGTAGATGAGCTAATTATTGAAGAGAATGAAGCTAAAGGTTTAAAAGTACGCGGTGAAATTAATGAATTTGACTCCGTGGTTTTAAACGGTGACTTTCCAAGTATGGCAAAAGTCTCAAAAGTAAAAGAAAAGAAATATGTACCTTCTTCAAGTTGCTTATTATTTTACTTTGGATTAAATAAGCGGTACGCTCATAGTAATATACATCAGTATTTTATGGGACAGGATTTCAATGAGCATATGGATCAAGTATTTAAGAATAAAACTGTTCCAACTGACCCTGCTATTTACACGTTTTATCCGTCTCTTATTGATGACACTCTTGCGCCGAAAGGAAAAGGTGTACTTTATGCGCTTGTTCCAGTACCCTCGGGTCATGACATTGATTGGGATACAGAATCCGCATTTATGGACCGAATAATTGATACGCTGGAGCAAAAAGGGTTCCCTGGCTTGCGACAAGCAATTGAATGGAAGCAAATTCGTACACCAAAGGATGCTTACGAATTTGGATTGTATGAAGGAGGTTCTTTTGGAATTGCGCCAGAGCTTTTTCAATCCGGTGTGTTTCGTCCACAGCTTCAACCCTACGAGTACAAAAATGTATACGCCGTTGGAGCGTCCATTCACCCTGGTGGAGGAGTACCTATTGTGATGCAAGGTGCTAAACTGCTAGCGGACTCGTTGGTTCAAGCATCTCATCAATCGTTTGAAAAGTTGTCATAA
- a CDS encoding phytoene/squalene synthase family protein — protein sequence MSLLLTEAYKQCEVIIAANSKTFYKAFSMLPSKQKNAVWAVYAFCRQVDDIVDEGNNPKAELEHFKAQFSRFRKGESIDTAMWIALRDVFDQYEMNEKAFEDMVIGQEMDLVKHEYETLNEVKLYSYHVASTVGLMLLPILAPKTHRELEADAVSLGIAMQITNILRDIGEDLERKRVYLPKDIMEEKGYTMEMLYNQEVNPAFVSMWEELATEAERLYEEGLQSLHKYPISSRLPLKGAAHLYRAILEKIRKEEYRVFTQKHYVTSLQKQTILTSIS from the coding sequence ATGAGCCTACTATTAACGGAAGCTTATAAACAATGTGAAGTAATTATTGCAGCGAATTCGAAAACATTCTATAAGGCTTTTTCCATGTTGCCATCTAAACAAAAGAACGCGGTTTGGGCTGTTTATGCATTCTGTCGCCAAGTGGATGATATTGTCGATGAAGGAAACAACCCGAAAGCAGAATTAGAGCATTTTAAAGCGCAGTTCTCTAGATTTAGAAAGGGAGAATCGATAGATACAGCGATGTGGATTGCTTTAAGAGATGTATTTGATCAGTACGAAATGAATGAAAAAGCTTTTGAAGATATGGTTATTGGTCAAGAGATGGATTTAGTGAAGCATGAATATGAAACGCTTAACGAAGTTAAATTGTATTCTTATCATGTTGCTAGTACAGTAGGTTTAATGCTATTGCCGATACTAGCTCCGAAAACGCATCGCGAATTGGAAGCAGATGCAGTTTCTCTTGGAATTGCGATGCAAATTACAAATATCTTACGTGATATAGGAGAAGATCTAGAACGGAAGCGAGTATACTTACCAAAAGATATCATGGAAGAGAAAGGCTATACGATGGAGATGCTTTATAATCAAGAAGTTAACCCTGCATTTGTTTCAATGTGGGAAGAACTTGCGACTGAAGCAGAGCGGCTTTATGAAGAAGGATTACAGTCTCTTCACAAATACCCAATTTCTTCACGGCTTCCTTTAAAAGGAGCTGCCCATTTGTATCGAGCGATCTTAGAGAAAATTCGAAAAGAAGAATATCGTGTATTTACTCAAAAGCATTACGTAACAAGTCTACAAAAACAAACGATTTTAACATCAATTTCCTAA
- a CDS encoding P-II family nitrogen regulator, whose product MKKVEAIIRPEKFQSLREKLEEVGINGLTVSEVAGCGQQKGEQGLFRGQSFEIKLVPKVKVEMVVEAEHVDEIIKIVQSTCSTNQIGDGKIFVYSIEDAVRIRTGEAGLQAIL is encoded by the coding sequence ATGAAGAAGGTGGAAGCAATTATCCGTCCAGAAAAGTTTCAGTCGTTACGTGAGAAGTTAGAAGAAGTGGGAATTAACGGTTTAACCGTTTCAGAAGTTGCAGGCTGTGGTCAACAAAAGGGAGAGCAAGGACTATTTAGAGGTCAAAGTTTTGAAATTAAGCTCGTTCCTAAAGTGAAGGTTGAAATGGTTGTAGAAGCCGAACACGTTGATGAAATTATCAAAATCGTTCAATCTACGTGCTCCACAAACCAAATTGGTGACGGTAAGATTTTTGTATATTCAATTGAAGATGCAGTTCGTATTCGCACAGGCGAAGCGGGTTTACAAGCTATATTATAA
- a CDS encoding ammonium transporter — MKKKIGALLMLGLLTSTTAYAADPTVESVSASIDMMWVMFGAVLVFLMHAGFAMVETGFTRSKNALNILMKNMLTVAISSVLYFVIGFALMFGDSSGGFIGTSGFFLNGQSDQMSFFVFQIVFAATCATIISGAVAERMKLSSYMLLTIVMVAVIYPVVGHWIWGGGWLSELGFVDFAGSTVVHLTGALGAVVAVSFLGARLGKYGKDGSVNAIQGHNIPLGALGVFILWFGWFGFNGGSTLAADPSLVPSIIATTLMSASCGVLSSALYTKLRYKRIDASLTLNGALAGLVGITAGTANVSIPGAIVIGLISGVILVEAVNIIDSKMKLDDPVGAITVHGVCGIWGTLAVGLFDTANGLFYGGGAQLLGVQAIGILAVMAWTMGTVGIFLFLLTRITSIRVSSEEEIAGLDFAEHGSSAYEFRENLLSKGNSDINPEFGLGLIDRLNSVGKSSSKVNSGVKESV; from the coding sequence ATGAAGAAGAAAATAGGTGCTTTGTTGATGTTAGGTTTATTAACATCAACGACAGCTTACGCTGCAGATCCAACAGTGGAATCGGTCAGTGCTTCAATCGATATGATGTGGGTCATGTTTGGAGCGGTACTAGTATTCTTAATGCATGCAGGCTTCGCCATGGTAGAGACAGGTTTTACACGTTCTAAAAACGCATTAAACATCTTGATGAAAAATATGCTCACAGTGGCAATTTCGTCAGTCCTATATTTTGTTATTGGTTTTGCTTTAATGTTTGGAGATTCAAGCGGTGGCTTTATTGGAACAAGTGGATTTTTCTTAAATGGTCAAAGTGATCAAATGAGTTTCTTTGTATTCCAAATTGTATTTGCTGCTACATGTGCAACGATTATTTCAGGTGCTGTTGCAGAACGTATGAAGTTATCGAGCTATATGTTGTTAACGATTGTAATGGTAGCCGTTATCTATCCGGTTGTAGGCCACTGGATTTGGGGTGGTGGCTGGTTATCAGAACTAGGCTTTGTTGACTTTGCAGGCTCAACAGTTGTCCACTTAACAGGTGCATTAGGTGCAGTCGTTGCAGTTTCATTCTTAGGAGCACGTCTTGGTAAATATGGTAAAGATGGTTCTGTAAATGCAATTCAAGGACATAATATTCCTCTTGGAGCGCTAGGCGTATTCATTTTATGGTTTGGTTGGTTTGGGTTTAATGGTGGAAGTACACTAGCTGCTGATCCTTCACTAGTGCCTTCAATTATCGCTACAACGTTAATGTCAGCATCGTGTGGAGTATTATCTTCAGCTCTTTATACGAAGCTACGTTATAAGCGTATAGATGCAAGTTTAACGTTAAATGGTGCTTTAGCTGGATTAGTTGGTATTACAGCTGGAACAGCAAATGTATCAATTCCAGGTGCAATCGTAATTGGTTTAATCTCCGGTGTAATTCTTGTTGAAGCTGTTAATATTATCGATAGTAAAATGAAGCTAGATGATCCCGTTGGAGCAATTACAGTTCATGGTGTATGTGGAATTTGGGGAACGTTAGCAGTTGGGCTATTTGATACAGCAAATGGGTTGTTCTACGGTGGAGGCGCTCAATTACTTGGAGTTCAAGCAATTGGTATCCTAGCGGTTATGGCTTGGACAATGGGGACAGTTGGAATTTTCTTATTCCTCTTAACAAGAATTACATCTATTCGTGTATCAAGTGAAGAGGAAATTGCTGGTCTAGATTTTGCAGAGCATGGCTCATCAGCTTACGAATTCCGTGAAAACTTATTATCTAAAGGAAATTCGGATATCAACCCAGAATTCGGATTAGGGCTGATTGACCGCTTAAACAGCGTTGGAAAAAGCTCTAGTAAAGTAAATAGCGGTGTGAAGGAATCGGTTTAG
- a CDS encoding alpha-amylase family glycosyl hydrolase yields MGRKLISLLLGMLFVSFIPVQADAREPIKDEIMYHVMVNRFQNGDERNDLNVDYNNPLSFYGGDIKGLQNRIPYIKDMGFTTIIITPVFKNDERGYHGYNVTDHYQMDERFGTLPQMKQFIEQAHKEKMKVVMELPLTISEKHPMLKDSSKNDWFTKQGETISLKSDQPGVQAYIEDVGEWWIKQTNLDGYYLTDINDFPAAFVNRLSEQFKHEKKGFYLIGEGKNGEDIKSRSLDLFVNQEQSIEQAKELSRSGSFPQLSNHFNQVGGAFLDSPRTERFTRTILQASEHPVVRTKQALTYLYLSSSVPIVYYGTEIALDGGKGTDAHRLMNFQSNPEIIEYITKLAGVRAELMSVRQGEVTQLSNDKGMGVYLYKDEGEQALFVINNNSRAQVVQIEEKEIGEDQELRGLVEGGIIRARNGQYSIQLDSDSSNIYRIAKDKGVNIWYISMMVFVYGGFLIFLIAASKKRKKRKLTNAEKQ; encoded by the coding sequence GTGGGGAGAAAATTGATTAGCTTGCTGTTAGGAATGCTGTTTGTTAGCTTTATTCCTGTACAAGCTGATGCAAGAGAACCAATTAAAGACGAGATTATGTATCATGTGATGGTGAATCGTTTTCAAAACGGAGACGAGCGTAATGACTTGAACGTAGACTATAATAATCCTCTCAGTTTTTACGGTGGAGATATAAAAGGACTGCAAAACCGAATTCCATACATAAAGGACATGGGGTTTACAACGATTATTATAACGCCAGTATTTAAAAACGATGAACGTGGATACCACGGTTATAACGTTACCGACCATTATCAAATGGATGAGCGCTTTGGAACGTTGCCACAAATGAAACAATTTATTGAACAAGCTCATAAAGAAAAAATGAAAGTGGTAATGGAACTGCCTTTAACAATTAGTGAAAAACACCCGATGCTCAAAGATTCCAGTAAGAACGATTGGTTCACTAAGCAAGGAGAAACGATAAGTTTAAAAAGTGATCAACCTGGTGTGCAAGCATATATAGAAGATGTCGGAGAGTGGTGGATTAAACAGACAAATTTAGATGGCTACTATTTAACTGATATCAATGATTTTCCAGCGGCTTTTGTAAATCGATTGTCAGAACAATTTAAGCATGAGAAAAAGGGTTTTTATTTAATTGGTGAAGGTAAAAATGGAGAAGATATAAAATCTCGCTCATTAGATTTATTTGTGAACCAAGAGCAATCAATTGAACAAGCAAAAGAATTAAGTAGAAGCGGTTCATTTCCTCAGCTAAGCAATCATTTTAATCAAGTTGGCGGTGCTTTCTTAGACAGTCCGCGAACGGAGCGTTTCACGCGAACCATACTCCAGGCTAGCGAGCATCCAGTGGTGCGTACTAAGCAAGCATTAACGTATTTATATTTGTCTTCTTCAGTGCCTATTGTTTATTATGGTACAGAAATTGCGCTAGACGGGGGCAAAGGAACTGACGCGCATCGTCTGATGAATTTTCAATCGAACCCGGAAATTATTGAGTATATCACAAAGTTGGCAGGAGTGAGAGCTGAACTTATGTCCGTCCGTCAAGGCGAGGTCACTCAACTTTCAAATGACAAAGGAATGGGCGTGTACCTTTATAAAGATGAAGGTGAGCAAGCGCTGTTTGTGATAAATAATAATTCCCGTGCACAAGTTGTTCAAATAGAAGAAAAAGAAATCGGTGAAGATCAAGAGCTAAGAGGCCTTGTAGAGGGCGGCATCATCCGAGCTCGAAATGGACAGTATAGCATACAACTAGATTCAGATTCTTCTAATATATATCGAATAGCTAAAGATAAAGGAGTTAATATATGGTATATTAGTATGATGGTTTTTGTTTATGGCGGCTTTTTGATTTTTTTAATTGCAGCTTCTAAAAAAAGAAAAAAACGTAAGTTAACCAATGCTGAAAAACAATAG
- a CDS encoding LacI family DNA-binding transcriptional regulator: MSVTIKDVANLAKVAPSTVSRVIANSSRISEKTKQRVREAMEELGYHPNIIARNLANKTTEAIGIVMPSSAGNVFQNPFFPEVLRGISTGAHEKKRAIYMSTGEAESEILREVMQMVQGRRVDGLILLYSKIDDPVLAYLQEQNIPFVVVGKPFKNSEHITYVDNDNFKAAKEATEYLIELGHNRIAFIGGSLDLVVTIDRLTGYDKAIQGAGIPYRSEYVIHEEFLQEGGKEAVCELLSLKERPTALVVADDLMALGVLNTLDEIGISVPEDMSIISFNNVLIAEMARPALTSIDINIFELGYQAVRSLTKKIEASSQPIESIRIPHSIVTRHSCKKR; encoded by the coding sequence GTGAGCGTAACAATAAAAGATGTAGCAAATTTAGCAAAGGTAGCTCCTTCTACAGTCTCACGCGTAATTGCAAATAGTTCAAGAATTAGTGAGAAAACAAAACAACGAGTACGTGAAGCGATGGAAGAGTTAGGCTATCATCCTAATATCATTGCTCGTAATTTAGCTAATAAAACAACAGAAGCAATTGGTATAGTGATGCCAAGCTCTGCTGGGAACGTTTTTCAAAATCCATTTTTCCCAGAAGTGCTACGCGGGATTAGTACAGGTGCTCACGAAAAAAAGCGAGCTATTTATATGTCAACTGGTGAAGCGGAATCAGAAATTTTAAGAGAAGTAATGCAAATGGTACAAGGGAGAAGAGTAGACGGACTAATTCTCTTATATTCTAAAATTGATGATCCAGTATTAGCGTATTTACAGGAGCAAAATATTCCGTTTGTTGTAGTTGGAAAGCCATTCAAAAATAGTGAGCATATCACGTATGTAGACAACGATAACTTTAAAGCAGCAAAAGAAGCAACAGAATACTTAATTGAACTAGGGCATAATCGAATTGCGTTTATTGGAGGTAGTTTAGATCTTGTTGTAACGATTGATCGTTTAACAGGTTACGATAAAGCAATACAAGGAGCCGGGATTCCCTATCGTAGTGAATATGTAATTCATGAAGAATTTTTACAAGAAGGTGGGAAAGAAGCTGTTTGTGAGTTATTAAGTTTAAAAGAACGACCAACTGCTCTCGTTGTAGCTGATGATTTAATGGCTTTAGGTGTACTCAATACCCTTGATGAGATTGGAATTTCAGTCCCAGAAGATATGTCCATTATTAGCTTCAATAATGTACTAATTGCTGAAATGGCAAGACCCGCACTTACATCGATTGATATTAATATCTTTGAATTAGGCTATCAGGCTGTCCGTAGCTTGACGAAAAAAATTGAAGCGTCTTCTCAACCAATTGAAAGTATTCGTATTCCACATTCAATTGTAACAAGGCACTCATGTAAAAAGCGGTAA